A stretch of Helicobacter pylori oki112 DNA encodes these proteins:
- a CDS encoding YihY family inner membrane protein: MRELFKSVRGFLRLLRMIFPERLKNAFLGLSELFYYASSLSFYTILSLSPILLFVFSLFVSHYLQAHSGEMEALIFPNAPKLIGAIKDFLENFKKTDMTLGTLEEVSIVVALVLFCENYRSIASKIFDAKPRDYAHFKGKEIFLFWGFGTTLVFLFALPLVVFFDIKIQVFFEDKDSNLLHVLRWIGTYAFFLILFTIPTNKVFKHYFWVFLWVFFTSVSWHVLKWAFTYYVLYNRTYHELYGSVSILWFLMSWVYVSWLVILIGMYGCKVCDTFDPKEVFKKFLGFFKKET, translated from the coding sequence ATGAGAGAACTTTTTAAAAGCGTTAGAGGGTTTTTGCGCCTTCTTAGAATGATTTTCCCCGAGCGTCTGAAAAACGCCTTTTTGGGCTTGAGCGAATTGTTTTACTACGCTTCCAGCTTGAGTTTTTATACGATTTTGTCTTTATCGCCTATTTTGTTGTTTGTGTTTAGTCTTTTTGTGTCTCATTATTTGCAAGCGCACAGCGGTGAAATGGAAGCCTTGATTTTCCCTAACGCCCCTAAACTCATTGGCGCGATTAAGGATTTTTTAGAAAATTTTAAAAAAACAGACATGACCTTAGGCACGCTTGAAGAAGTGTCTATTGTGGTGGCGTTGGTGCTTTTTTGTGAAAACTACCGCTCCATCGCGTCAAAAATTTTTGATGCAAAGCCCAGAGATTATGCGCATTTTAAGGGTAAAGAAATCTTTTTATTTTGGGGTTTTGGCACGACTTTAGTGTTTTTATTCGCTCTGCCTTTGGTGGTGTTTTTTGATATTAAGATCCAAGTGTTTTTTGAAGATAAAGATTCAAATTTGTTGCATGTTTTAAGATGGATAGGCACTTACGCGTTTTTTTTGATCCTTTTTACCATTCCCACGAATAAGGTGTTTAAACATTATTTTTGGGTGTTTTTATGGGTGTTTTTTACGAGCGTTTCTTGGCATGTGTTAAAATGGGCTTTCACTTATTATGTGTTGTATAACCGCACTTACCATGAGCTTTATGGGAGCGTTTCTATTTTGTGGTTTTTGATGAGCTGGGTGTATGTGAGTTGGCTTGTGATTTTAATTGGCATGTATGGGTGCAAGGTGTGCGACACATTCGATCCTAAAGAAGTGTTTAAGAAATTTTTAGGCTTTTTTAAAAAAGAAACTTGA
- a CDS encoding biotin synthase has product MQEIFLCSISNVRSGDCKEDCAYCTQSSHHQGAIKRYKFKDEKVVLQEARALRELGALGFCLVTSGRELDDEKCEYIAKLAKAINKEELGLHLIACCGRADLEQLEFLRDAGIHSYNHNLETSQNFFPKICSTHTWEERFITCENALRAGLGLCSGGIFGLNESWEDRIEMLRALASLSPHTTPINFFIKNPVLPIDAETLSADEALECVLLAKEFLPNARLMVAGGREVVFKDNDKKEAKLFEYGINAVVLGDYLTTKGKAPKKDIEKLLSYGLTMATSCH; this is encoded by the coding sequence ATGCAAGAGATTTTTTTATGTTCTATTTCCAATGTGCGCAGTGGGGATTGCAAGGAAGATTGCGCTTATTGCACGCAAAGCTCACACCATCAAGGAGCGATCAAGCGCTATAAATTCAAAGATGAAAAAGTGGTTTTACAAGAGGCTAGAGCGTTAAGGGAATTAGGGGCTTTAGGGTTTTGTCTGGTTACTTCAGGGCGTGAATTAGACGATGAAAAATGCGAATACATCGCTAAATTAGCTAAGGCCATCAACAAAGAAGAATTGGGCTTGCATCTGATCGCATGCTGCGGGCGCGCGGATTTGGAGCAATTAGAGTTTTTAAGAGATGCGGGCATTCATAGCTATAACCATAATTTAGAGACTTCGCAAAATTTCTTCCCTAAAATTTGTTCCACGCACACATGGGAAGAAAGGTTTATCACATGCGAAAACGCTTTAAGGGCGGGGTTAGGCTTGTGCAGTGGGGGGATTTTTGGGCTTAATGAGAGCTGGGAAGACAGGATTGAAATGCTTAGAGCCTTAGCTTCGCTCTCCCCGCACACCACGCCCATTAATTTTTTCATTAAAAACCCGGTATTGCCCATTGATGCAGAGACTTTAAGCGCAGATGAAGCCCTAGAATGCGTGCTTTTGGCTAAGGAATTTTTGCCTAACGCTAGGCTTATGGTGGCTGGGGGGCGTGAAGTGGTGTTTAAAGATAACGATAAAAAGGAAGCCAAGCTTTTTGAATACGGCATCAATGCGGTGGTGTTAGGGGATTATTTGACCACCAAAGGCAAAGCCCCTAAAAAAGATATAGAAAAACTGCTCTCTTATGGCTTGACAATGGCGACAAGCTGTCATTAA
- the miaA gene encoding tRNA (adenosine(37)-N6)-dimethylallyltransferase MiaA, whose protein sequence is MALLGPSGSGKSTLSIELAQELDAEIFSLDSLSIYKDINIASAKPSLKERKNIKHYALDYLNIDEKNNASLFKTLLEDAMRVSSKEVLLIVGGSSFYLKSILEGLSSMPKISGEEAVKIEREISTLANPYIFLKSIDPNMAFKIHPNDTYRIHKALEIFYATHTPPSEYFKANPKKPFAHAISLFALHIEKNALHNNIKQRTKSMLHSGLVEEIKALYIKYPKDSQPFKAIGVKESVLFLEKRLTLKELEEAITSNTMKLAKRQNTFNKTQFNNLYMGSVGEIRHAILKHSKSAIRER, encoded by the coding sequence ATCGCGCTTCTAGGGCCTAGTGGGAGCGGGAAAAGCACTCTTTCTATTGAATTAGCCCAAGAATTGGACGCTGAAATCTTTTCTTTGGATTCTTTGAGTATTTATAAAGACATTAATATCGCTTCGGCTAAACCGAGCTTGAAAGAGCGAAAAAATATCAAACATTACGCCCTAGACTACCTTAACATTGATGAAAAAAATAACGCTTCTCTTTTTAAAACCCTTTTAGAGGACGCTATGAGAGTGTCTTCTAAAGAGGTATTACTCATTGTGGGGGGGAGCAGTTTTTATTTAAAATCCATTTTAGAAGGTTTGAGTAGCATGCCAAAAATTAGCGGTGAGGAGGCTGTAAAAATAGAGCGAGAAATCAGCACCCTAGCTAACCCTTATATATTTTTAAAATCCATTGACCCTAACATGGCTTTTAAGATCCATCCAAACGACACCTACCGCATCCATAAGGCTTTAGAAATCTTTTATGCCACCCACACGCCCCCAAGCGAGTATTTTAAGGCTAACCCTAAAAAACCCTTTGCGCATGCCATCTCATTATTCGCTCTTCATATTGAAAAAAACGCGCTCCATAACAACATCAAACAGCGCACTAAAAGCATGCTCCATTCAGGGCTTGTTGAAGAAATCAAAGCCCTTTATATTAAATACCCTAAAGATTCGCAGCCTTTTAAAGCCATAGGCGTTAAAGAGAGCGTTCTTTTTTTAGAAAAACGACTCACTTTAAAGGAGCTAGAAGAAGCGATTACCTCTAACACCATGAAATTAGCCAAGCGCCAAAACACTTTCAATAAAACCCAATTCAATAACCTTTATATGGGTAGCGTTGGAGAGATTAGGCATGCGATTTTAAAACACTCAAAAAGCGCTATAAGGGAGCGATAA
- a CDS encoding DNA/RNA non-specific endonuclease — MKTFKNLLCFSLIAMSWLQADMLDNFTKAINSYTTKKLNEIKDQVNSTNPTKNRNTAYNANGMLTNIDCKVLKNNFYSVCYSSELKNPIYGVSVLFGDLVDKNNIEKRYEFKTDTRLAKYQQATTQDYTRSGFDRGHFVANDASFDFASNPLRETYRMTNITPEAKNTNRHSVLLVEKEGRNLARKYHQVLVEELTIIKQGYRTFSSKNIAIPSGFWYHYDTSLTDSYENAKSECFYIPNDNQKYLLQEMRKDCKEYERVEKQVVFKNNKNTELNELPKYLNNAKKY; from the coding sequence ATGAAAACCTTTAAAAACCTGCTCTGTTTTAGCCTGATCGCTATGAGTTGGCTCCAAGCGGACATGTTGGATAATTTCACTAAGGCTATTAACAGCTACACCACTAAAAAGCTTAATGAAATCAAGGATCAAGTCAATAGCACTAACCCCACTAAAAATCGCAATACCGCTTATAACGCTAATGGCATGCTCACTAACATTGATTGTAAAGTCTTAAAAAATAACTTTTATTCGGTGTGTTATTCTAGCGAGTTAAAAAACCCTATTTATGGCGTGAGCGTGTTGTTTGGGGATTTAGTGGATAAAAATAATATTGAAAAACGCTATGAGTTTAAGACGGACACACGATTAGCCAAATACCAACAAGCCACGACACAAGATTACACCAGAAGCGGTTTTGATAGGGGGCATTTTGTGGCGAATGACGCTTCTTTTGATTTTGCGTCTAACCCTTTAAGAGAGACTTACAGAATGACTAATATCACCCCTGAAGCCAAAAACACCAACAGGCATTCTGTTTTATTAGTAGAAAAAGAGGGTCGTAATTTGGCCAGGAAATACCATCAAGTTTTAGTAGAAGAACTCACCATTATCAAACAAGGTTATAGAACCTTTAGCTCTAAGAATATCGCTATCCCTAGCGGATTTTGGTACCACTATGATACAAGCCTAACGGATAGCTATGAAAACGCTAAAAGCGAATGCTTTTATATCCCTAATGACAACCAAAAGTATCTCTTACAAGAAATGAGAAAAGATTGTAAAGAATACGAGCGGGTTGAAAAGCAGGTGGTTTTTAAGAACAATAAAAACACTGAGTTGAATGAATTGCCTAAGTATCTTAACAACGCTAAGAAGTATTAA
- the queF gene encoding preQ(1) synthase — MTSELKSLGAKTPYIFEYNSQLLEAFPNPNPNLDPLITLECKEFTSLCPITSQPDFGVIYIRYIPKDKMVESKSLKLYLFSYRNHGSFHESCINMILLDLVQLLEPKYLEVYGDFASRGGIAIKPFVNYAIKEYQEFKEKRLLNAK, encoded by the coding sequence ATGACCTCTGAATTAAAATCCTTAGGCGCTAAAACGCCCTATATTTTTGAATACAACAGCCAGTTGTTAGAAGCTTTCCCCAACCCAAACCCCAATTTAGACCCCTTAATCACGCTAGAGTGTAAGGAATTTACGAGCCTTTGCCCCATCACTTCCCAGCCGGATTTTGGCGTGATCTATATCCGCTATATCCCTAAAGATAAAATGGTAGAAAGCAAGTCCCTCAAACTCTATTTATTCAGTTACAGAAACCATGGGAGTTTTCATGAGAGCTGTATCAATATGATATTATTGGATTTAGTCCAATTGCTAGAGCCAAAGTATCTGGAAGTGTATGGGGATTTTGCCTCTAGGGGCGGGATTGCGATCAAGCCCTTTGTGAATTACGCGATCAAAGAATACCAGGAATTTAAAGAAAAACGCCTTTTGAATGCGAAATAA
- a CDS encoding prephenate dehydrogenase, with the protein MKAGIIGLGLMGGSLGLALQEWGRFKSVIGYDHNALHAKLALTLGLVDECVEFEKILECDVIFLAIPVEGIIECLKKMTPVKKSATIIDLGGAKVQIIRNIPKSIRQNFIAAHPMCGTEFYGPKASVKGLYENALVILCDLEDSGAEQVEIAKEIFLGIKARLIKMKSNEHDTRVAYISHLPHVLSYALANSVLKQNDPEVILSLAGGGFRDMSRLSKSSPLMWKDIFKQNRDNVLEAIEKCEKEIAQAKAWIENNDYESLAKWMAQANKLQEFM; encoded by the coding sequence ATGAAAGCAGGCATTATTGGTTTAGGGCTTATGGGGGGGAGTTTAGGGCTGGCTTTACAAGAATGGGGGCGTTTTAAAAGCGTTATAGGCTATGATCATAACGCTTTGCATGCTAAATTGGCTTTGACTTTGGGGCTTGTAGATGAATGCGTGGAATTTGAAAAGATTTTAGAATGCGATGTGATTTTTTTGGCCATTCCAGTTGAGGGCATCATTGAATGTTTGAAAAAAATGACTCCCGTTAAAAAAAGCGCAACGATTATTGATTTAGGGGGCGCTAAAGTGCAAATCATTCGCAATATCCCTAAAAGCATTCGTCAAAATTTCATCGCCGCGCACCCCATGTGCGGGACAGAGTTTTATGGCCCTAAAGCGAGCGTTAAGGGGTTGTATGAAAACGCTTTGGTGATATTGTGCGATTTAGAAGATTCAGGGGCTGAGCAAGTAGAGATCGCTAAAGAAATCTTTTTAGGCATTAAAGCACGCTTGATCAAGATGAAATCCAACGAGCATGACACCCGTGTGGCTTATATCAGCCATTTACCCCATGTTTTGAGCTACGCTCTAGCCAATAGCGTTTTAAAGCAAAACGACCCAGAGGTGATTTTATCCTTAGCGGGTGGGGGTTTTAGGGATATGAGCCGTTTGTCTAAAAGCTCGCCTTTAATGTGGAAAGATATTTTCAAACAAAACCGAGACAATGTCTTAGAAGCGATTGAAAAATGCGAAAAAGAAATCGCGCAAGCTAAGGCTTGGATAGAAAATAACGATTATGAAAGCCTTGCAAAATGGATGGCGCAAGCGAACAAACTCCAGGAGTTCATGTAA
- a CDS encoding DUF262 domain-containing protein → MELLNLDGVIEKGVFEIPSYQRGYAWQERQLKDFWNDLEHVSKLGDKFHYMHSLTLRELENEFESSTFEIIDGQQRLATSLILLGLLAKITQNKDPKYSLINLEPILSYKYYGLNEAFRAITEEEKDLEAFKTSFYAKNLIDAYTFFKEKISDTPIEALEKMFDALIKKMLFSVVELNDNRIDPFSSFETINNRGKDLSTLELFKNRLHFVAHKICDGKKLEKLQNEINDTYTRIYYDLRHFKDDHLEGFLKHFVAYYYGEKGDFKKRLLEMEFNAHKRYTDNTNFDDEYERIDDLLFYLSYSSKVWNFLHTLDDEELRIEITPKMRGLLEKMRRLNALSENAFLPLLLSLLTIQRAGKSANEQVYTTKELEGLLEYLERFGFLIYGVAGKNTAKNEWIELAFEALRAYRYGEENTAIEKLPTLEKSFFNRQGNSGLELLEESIHSKKNTEKWYQWGKALNYLLYEYELHHNPETTLNFDSSIESIEHILPQKPDQGYSAKEKDWAKNPHIVHALGNLLLISKNANSSLSNKPFDEKRKQYLKGSYSEKEVAKNASFGVAQIKERSEKLLDFLIAHYRIAELVNESAIKAFKNALLKDIK, encoded by the coding sequence ATGGAATTGTTAAATTTAGACGGAGTGATTGAAAAAGGCGTGTTTGAAATCCCCAGCTATCAAAGGGGGTATGCATGGCAAGAAAGGCAATTAAAGGATTTTTGGAACGATTTAGAGCATGTGTCCAAACTGGGAGATAAATTCCATTACATGCATAGCTTAACCTTAAGAGAGCTTGAAAATGAGTTTGAAAGCAGCACTTTTGAAATCATAGACGGCCAGCAACGATTGGCTACAAGCCTGATTTTACTGGGCCTTTTAGCCAAGATTACCCAAAACAAAGACCCAAAGTATTCTTTAATCAACCTTGAACCCATTTTATCCTATAAGTATTATGGTTTGAATGAAGCTTTTAGGGCGATCACTGAAGAGGAAAAAGATTTGGAAGCGTTCAAAACTTCTTTTTACGCTAAAAATTTGATTGACGCTTACACATTTTTTAAAGAAAAAATCAGCGATACGCCTATTGAAGCGCTTGAAAAAATGTTTGATGCCCTTATAAAGAAAATGCTTTTTAGCGTGGTGGAATTGAACGATAACCGAATCGATCCCTTCAGCTCTTTTGAAACGATTAACAATCGTGGTAAAGATCTATCCACTTTAGAATTGTTTAAAAACCGCTTGCATTTTGTGGCGCACAAGATTTGCGATGGCAAAAAATTAGAAAAGCTTCAAAACGAAATCAATGACACCTACACCAGGATTTATTACGATTTGAGGCATTTTAAAGACGATCATTTAGAGGGTTTTTTAAAGCATTTTGTGGCGTATTATTATGGCGAGAAAGGGGATTTTAAGAAGAGGTTATTGGAAATGGAGTTTAACGCTCATAAAAGATATACCGACAACACCAACTTTGATGATGAATATGAAAGAATAGACGATTTGTTATTTTATCTTTCTTATTCTTCTAAAGTTTGGAATTTCTTGCACACGCTTGATGATGAAGAGCTTAGGATTGAAATCACGCCTAAAATGCGTGGCTTGTTAGAAAAGATGCGGCGTTTAAACGCTTTGAGCGAAAACGCTTTTCTGCCCTTATTGCTCTCTCTTTTAACCATACAGCGTGCTGGAAAAAGCGCTAATGAACAAGTTTATACCACCAAAGAACTAGAGGGCTTATTAGAATATTTAGAGCGTTTTGGGTTTTTAATCTATGGGGTTGCTGGCAAGAATACGGCTAAAAACGAATGGATTGAATTGGCTTTTGAAGCGCTCAGAGCGTATAGATATGGGGAAGAAAATACCGCCATTGAAAAACTTCCAACGCTAGAAAAGAGTTTTTTCAACAGACAAGGAAATAGCGGCTTGGAATTGCTTGAAGAGAGTATCCATTCCAAAAAGAATACTGAGAAATGGTATCAGTGGGGCAAGGCATTGAATTACTTGCTGTATGAATACGAGTTGCACCATAACCCTGAAACGACTCTGAATTTTGATAGCAGTATAGAAAGCATTGAGCATATCTTGCCCCAAAAACCTGATCAAGGCTATAGCGCTAAAGAAAAAGATTGGGCTAAAAACCCCCATATCGTGCATGCTTTAGGGAACTTGCTCTTAATTTCTAAAAACGCTAACAGCTCTTTAAGCAACAAGCCTTTTGATGAAAAAAGAAAGCAATACCTAAAAGGCTCTTATAGTGAAAAAGAAGTGGCTAAAAACGCTTCTTTTGGGGTTGCGCAAATCAAAGAAAGGAGCGAAAAATTATTAGACTTTTTAATCGCGCATTATCGTATCGCTGAATTAGTGAATGAAAGTGCGATTAAAGCTTTTAAAAACGCTCTTTTAAAGGATATTAAATGA
- a CDS encoding site-specific DNA-methyltransferase, translated as MLKTPLKTLLDALINHFTKERLVTLILQHDEKLLTFMLEHENANDYKNAFFKTIANTLVFNEKALLECLEIKELENSFTRFKNKIGLYSQGGLIKSSELVVLNFPFKDNVLLGNAKDNSAKPNELFYHEVLHKKEIDTLLNKKALCNFEMHGEGDLESALKDKNTNYLIKGNNLIALHSLKKKFAKQVKCIYIDPPYNTGNDSFNYNDNFNHSSWLVFMKNRLEAAREFLSDDGVIFVQCDDNEQAYLKVLMDEVFNGGGGDNFVANVVWNSISSVLKQSKHIRKEHEYILVYAKNKLSLVFNRLKNTMIFENLDNDPKGAWFSSNAASPNQNSDKNKFAIKLPSGNECIRNWKFSYDEYMSGKIDLFLKDDNVPRLKIYQSDYDANTAIMSSIFTELGSITSAKDEVRKVLGLSVSPFDTPKPEALLKRIIEISTQENDLVLDFFAGSGTTCAVAHKMKRHYIGIEQMDYIETITKERLKKVIEGEQGGISKKCGFKGGGSFVYAELKEVNLEIKRQILNAKSKSECLKIFNDLNERFLKRADGKIDEIDSEEFHNLDLNEQKRICCALLDSNEDYLNLGDIDEDAWEIDESTKKYNEIFYS; from the coding sequence ATGTTAAAAACCCCACTCAAAACCCTACTAGATGCTTTAATCAACCATTTCACTAAAGAACGATTAGTTACTTTAATCTTACAACATGATGAAAAGCTTTTAACTTTCATGCTTGAGCATGAAAACGCTAACGACTACAAAAACGCTTTTTTTAAAACGATCGCCAACACGCTTGTGTTTAATGAAAAGGCGTTATTAGAATGTTTAGAAATAAAAGAATTAGAAAATTCTTTCACACGATTTAAAAATAAAATAGGCTTGTATTCACAAGGGGGTTTGATAAAATCCAGCGAGCTAGTCGTTTTGAATTTCCCTTTTAAAGACAATGTTTTACTGGGTAACGCCAAAGATAACAGCGCCAAACCTAACGAGCTTTTTTACCATGAGGTATTGCATAAAAAAGAAATTGACACGCTTTTAAACAAAAAAGCGCTGTGCAATTTTGAAATGCATGGAGAGGGCGATTTAGAAAGTGCTTTAAAAGACAAGAACACGAATTATCTCATCAAAGGCAATAATTTGATCGCTCTCCATTCTTTAAAAAAGAAATTCGCTAAACAAGTTAAATGCATCTACATTGACCCCCCTTATAATACGGGTAATGACAGCTTTAATTACAACGATAATTTCAACCACAGCTCATGGCTAGTGTTTATGAAAAACAGGCTTGAAGCGGCTAGGGAATTTTTAAGCGATGATGGCGTGATTTTTGTGCAATGCGATGACAACGAACAGGCTTATTTGAAAGTGTTGATGGACGAGGTCTTTAATGGGGGGGGGGGTGATAACTTTGTAGCTAATGTAGTTTGGAATTCTATAAGTAGCGTCTTAAAACAATCTAAACATATACGAAAAGAACATGAGTATATTTTAGTGTATGCAAAAAATAAATTAAGTCTAGTATTCAATCGCTTAAAAAATACAATGATTTTTGAAAATTTAGACAATGACCCTAAAGGCGCATGGTTTAGTAGCAATGCTGCTAGTCCTAATCAAAACTCTGATAAAAACAAATTTGCAATAAAATTACCAAGTGGCAATGAGTGTATAAGAAATTGGAAATTTTCTTATGATGAATATATGAGCGGAAAAATTGATTTATTTTTAAAAGATGACAATGTGCCAAGGTTAAAAATTTATCAATCCGATTATGATGCCAATACGGCAATTATGTCAAGCATTTTTACTGAGTTAGGGTCTATTACTTCCGCAAAAGACGAAGTAAGAAAGGTTTTAGGATTAAGTGTTTCACCATTTGACACCCCCAAACCCGAAGCCCTACTCAAACGCATTATAGAAATCTCTACCCAAGAAAACGACCTCGTGTTAGACTTTTTTGCTGGGAGCGGGACGACTTGCGCAGTAGCGCACAAAATGAAACGCCACTACATTGGAATCGAGCAAATGGACTATATAGAAACGATCACCAAAGAAAGGTTAAAAAAAGTCATAGAGGGCGAGCAAGGGGGCATTTCTAAAAAATGCGGTTTTAAAGGGGGCGGGAGTTTTGTCTATGCTGAATTGAAAGAAGTGAATTTAGAAATTAAAAGACAAATCCTTAACGCTAAAAGTAAGAGCGAATGCCTAAAAATCTTTAACGATCTTAACGAGCGTTTTTTAAAACGCGCCGATGGTAAGATTGATGAAATTGATAGCGAAGAGTTCCACAATTTAGACTTAAACGAGCAAAAAAGGATTTGTTGCGCTCTTTTAGACTCTAATGAAGACTATTTAAACTTGGGCGATATTGACGAAGACGCATGGGAGATAGATGAAAGCACTAAAAAATACAATGAAATTTTTTATTCTTAA
- the rsfS gene encoding ribosome silencing factor encodes MNKRIETITALLDEKKAFDITHIDLSKTPYLVEDVIIATTLANKHALSLLDALKNTLKPLGEVFYQIDESNEEWIILDLGDLMIHLFTEECRKKFDLEGFLNTYKRESVHQNA; translated from the coding sequence ATGAACAAACGCATAGAAACGATTACGGCTTTATTAGATGAAAAAAAGGCTTTTGATATTACGCATATTGATTTATCCAAAACCCCCTACTTGGTAGAAGATGTCATTATCGCCACCACGCTAGCGAATAAGCATGCCCTTTCTTTATTGGACGCGCTTAAAAACACCCTCAAGCCTTTAGGCGAAGTCTTTTACCAAATAGATGAGTCTAATGAAGAGTGGATCATTTTGGATTTAGGGGATTTGATGATCCACCTTTTCACCGAAGAATGCCGTAAAAAATTTGATTTAGAAGGGTTTTTAAATACCTACAAAAGGGAGAGCGTCCATCAAAACGCCTAA
- a CDS encoding glycosyltransferase family 8 protein, whose protein sequence is MDTQNLPDQIIPIFMSFDKNYALGAGVSLYSLLSCASRHTSMIDFSPLNQNNELLGANIVYKIHCLIKGVTLEQQNKLLKTLEPFKTFASLEFIDTNSLDNSIESYLNESCSKRYGGLLVLCRLLLASLFPNYSKIISIDVDTVFLGDVASAYFVLDNDPTKLLGMVRDTFSHLPFETFCDFCERACKNFKMDFSRFSPNELKRIHQGFNMGFLVANLDLWRQDGFEKIALEFLKIRGKDLFYPEQCLVNMVFLERILELPIHYNCYSDFFNQHYPKNIIMLHFIKYKPWRSVSSLNGRLICYEAEASFWLANLFCTPFKNDFFKERLEMSKDQQMHSFKTHIRSQTIRSYLGFRVKTFLKSFFCKTKP, encoded by the coding sequence ATGGACACGCAAAATTTACCCGATCAAATTATCCCTATTTTTATGAGTTTTGATAAGAATTACGCGCTAGGGGCAGGAGTGAGCCTTTATTCTTTACTCTCTTGTGCGAGCAGGCACACAAGCATGATAGATTTTAGCCCTCTCAATCAAAACAACGAGCTTTTAGGCGCTAACATCGTGTATAAAATCCATTGTTTGATTAAAGGAGTCACTTTAGAGCAGCAAAACAAGCTTTTAAAAACCCTTGAGCCTTTTAAAACATTCGCTTCATTAGAGTTTATAGACACCAATTCGCTAGACAATTCCATAGAAAGCTACCTTAATGAGTCTTGTTCCAAGCGTTATGGCGGGCTTCTTGTTTTGTGCCGGCTTTTGCTCGCTTCACTCTTCCCTAATTATTCTAAAATCATTTCTATAGATGTGGATACGGTGTTTTTGGGCGATGTTGCAAGCGCTTATTTTGTGCTAGATAACGACCCTACTAAATTGCTTGGCATGGTGAGAGACACTTTTTCTCACCTTCCTTTTGAAACCTTTTGTGATTTTTGCGAGCGCGCTTGCAAGAATTTTAAAATGGATTTTTCACGCTTTAGCCCAAACGAATTGAAACGCATCCATCAAGGCTTTAACATGGGCTTTTTGGTGGCGAATTTGGATTTGTGGCGCCAAGACGGGTTTGAAAAGATCGCCTTGGAATTTCTAAAGATTAGAGGGAAAGATCTTTTCTACCCTGAGCAGTGTTTGGTTAATATGGTGTTTTTAGAGCGCATTTTAGAATTGCCTATTCATTATAATTGCTATTCTGATTTTTTCAACCAGCACTACCCTAAAAACATCATCATGCTCCATTTCATCAAATACAAGCCGTGGCGTTCTGTCAGTTCTTTAAACGGGCGTTTGATTTGCTATGAAGCTGAAGCGAGTTTTTGGCTTGCAAACCTTTTTTGCACCCCTTTTAAAAACGATTTTTTTAAAGAACGCCTTGAAATGTCTAAAGACCAACAAATGCACTCTTTTAAAACCCACATCAGATCGCAAACGATTAGATCTTATTTGGGCTTCAGGGTAAAGACTTTTTTAAAGTCCTTTTTTTGTAAGACTAAGCCTTAA